From the genome of Treponema peruense:
GGAATTCACTTGTAGGAGTCTTTTTTACAATACCGTTCGCTGTAGCCATAAACAAGAATTCACTGTCAGTAAATTCCTTAAGATTTACAATTGTAGTTATATCTTCGTTGGCAGTTACAGCAAGAAGGCTCTTTATATGTGAACCGCGGCTTGTTTTTGCTGCTTCCGGAATTTCATGCACTTTGATCCAGTAGGCTTTTCCAGCTGTTGTAATAAACATAAGATAATCGTGGGTTGAAGCAACAAACATCTGGTTAATGTAATCTTCTTCGACAAGTTTGGCGCTTATTGTGCCCTTGCCTCCCCTACCCTGGCTCTTGTACTGACTTACCGGAACCCTCTTTATATATCCGAGTTTTGAAATAAGGATAACCATATCCTCTTCTTTAATCATATCCTCGATATTAATGGATTCAACTTCACCGGCTACAATGTCTGTACGGCGATCATCACCATATTTTTCTGAAAGTTCGTTTGTATCCTGTTTGATAAGTGCAAGAATTTTTTCGTGGTGTGCAAGAAGATCTTCAAGATGGGCAATCCACTTTTTAAGTTCTTCCATCTCTTTTTTGAGTTCGTCAATGCGCAGGTGTGTAAGTCTTTTAAGCTGCATATCAACGATAGCCTGCGCCTGTATGTCATCAAAAGAAAATCTCTGCATAAGGGAAGCTTTTGCTTCTGCTTCATCACGGCTTCCGCGGATAATCTTTATTACTTCATCAATTGCATCTACAGCAGTGATAAGGGCTTCAAGAATATGCTCTCTGGCTTTTGCTTTTCCAAGATCGAATTTTGTTCTTCTTGTAATAACATCGTCGCGGTGATCCACAAAGCATTTTATAATCTGCTTAAGGTTAAGAACCTGTGGTCTGCCGTTTACAAGGGCAAGATTTATTACACCAAAGCTGGACTGAAGGGCTGTCTTTGCAAACAGCTGGTTTATTACAAGTTTTGTAACAACTCCGCGCTTAAGGTGAATTACGATTCTCATTCCGCTGCGGTCAGAAGATTCATCGTTTATCGCAGATATACCTTCTATGACTTTATCGCGTGCAAGTTCACCTATTTTTTCGCAGAGTGTACGTGTATTTATTCCGTACGGAACTTCTGTAAATACGATGGATTCAGCACCGCTTTTTTCATTTACTTCAATTTTGAATCTTCCACGTACAAGAATTTTTCCCCTTCCAGTTCTGTAGGCATCCTTGATTCCCTGGCGTCCAAAGATTATTCCGCCTGTAGGAAAGTCCGGACCTTTTATGTGTGTAAGGAGTTCATCCAATGTTATTTCGGGATTATCAATATAGGCACCTATTGCCGAAGCAACTTCGCGAAGATTGTGGGGCGGCATGTTTGTTGCCATACCGACGGCAATACCCATTGAACCGTTACACAAAAGGAACGGAAACTTTGAAGGAAGAACAGACGGTTCCTTTCTTTCATCATCAAAGTTTGGAACCATATCTACAGTATCTTTATCGATGTCGGCAACCATTTCTTCGGCAATTTTTGTCATTTTTGCTTCAGTATAACGGTATGCAGCGGCAGGGTCTCCGGCTATTGTACCAAAGTTTCCGCCCGGTTCAACAACAATATATCTCTGGCTGAAGTCCTGTCCCAAACGAACAAGTGCATCGTAAACAGAAGCATCTCCGTGCGGGTGATACTTACCGAGCACGTCTCCGACTATAGTAGCACACTTCTTTGTCTTGCCCGAAGAAGCAAGGTGAAGTTCGTCCATAGAATAAATAATTCTTCTGTGAACGGGCTTGAGTCCGTCCCTTACATCAGGAAGAGCACGGCTTACGATAACAGACATTGAGTAATCTATAAAAGCCTGCTTTACTTCGTCCTCGATAGGAATCTGTATAAGACTTGAACCGTTAGCAATAGGTGTATTTTCCATTTTATTCCCTTAAACTAAATATGAGACGACAAATCAGACATCAAGATTTGCGTAGATTGCATTTTCCTCAATAAACTTGCGGCGGGGTTCAACCTCTTCACCCATGCAGATTGTAAAAATTCTGTCAGCAGCTATTGCATCTGGAATTGTAACAACCTTCATCTTGCGTGTTTCAGGATTCATTGTAGTATCCCAAAGCTGTTTTCCGTCCATTTCACCAAGACCTTTGTAACGCTGAACATCGGCCTTTTCTCTCTTGTCACCAAGTTTTTCAAGTTCGGCATCTCTTTCTTCATCACTGTAAACGTAAGTAGCCTTGCGGTTTAGTTCAATCTTAAAGAGAGGCGGCATGGCAAGATAGACATAACCCTTTTCTATAAGTTCAGGCATGTATCTGAAAAAGAATGTAAGCAGAAGAGTGCGAATGTGGCTTCCGTCAACATCAGCATCGGCCATGATGATAATCTTATGGTATCTTAACTTTGTAATATCAAAATCTTTTCCGAAACCTGCTCCCAGAGATGCAATAACCGGCTGAAGCTTTTCATTGTTGATTACTTTCTCGGGGCGGACTTTTTCTACGTTAAGCATTTTTCCCCAGAGAGGAAGAATTGCCTGTGTCTTTGGATTTCTGCCCTTCTTTGCAGAACCGCCTGCAGAATCTCCCTCTACTATGTAAACTTCGCATTCTTCTGCGTTTTTGGAAGAACAGTCGCTTAATTTTCCGGGAAGACCAAAACTGTCTATATTGTTCTTGCGGCGTGCACTGTCTTTTGCTTTTCTTGCGGCAATTCTGGCACTTGCTTCACCGACTGCCTTTTCAAGAAGCTGGTCAAGAATCTGCGGGTTCTGTTCAAAGAAGAGAGTAAGTTTTTCCCTTACAAGACTGTCTACATAACCGCGCACTTCACTGTTACCTAGTTTTGTTTTTGTCTGGCCTTCAAACTGAGGTTCAGGTACTTTTATTGAAAGAACAGCCGTAATTCCGGAACGAACATCATCACCGGTAAGTTTTTCATCTTTATCAAGTTTCTTAAGAAGTTTTTCCTTTTTCTTAAGAAAATCATTCATAACACTCGTGAGCGCACTCTTGAAACCTTCGAGATGCGTTCCGCCTTCACGCGTATTGATGTCGTTTACATAAGAATAAATCTTTTCGTCATAGCCTGAATTATACTGGAGTGCAACTTCCATAACGACATCATTTTCTTCGCCGCTTATATATACCGGTTCAGCCGGAATTACCTGCTTGCCTTCGTTAAGGAAACTTGTAAAATGTCTTATTCCGCCTTCGAATTTAAGAACAACTTCTTTGGGAGTTTCAAGCCTTTCATCCCTGAAAACAATCGAAATTCCGGGGTTAAGAAAAGCAAGTTCCCTCAGGCGGTTTGCAAGAACATCAAAATTATATGTAGTTGTTTCTGTAAAAATAGAAGGATCTGCCTTCCATCTGATTGTAGTTCCGTGAAGGGATGTATCACCAATACATTCAACCTTTGACTTTGGAATACCAGTCTGGTAGCGCTGTTCGTAACGCTTTCCATTTGTATTAACAAAAGCTTCCATCCATGTAGAAAGAGCATTAACGCAGCTTACACCTACTCCGTGAAGACCTCCCGAAACTTTATATGTACTTTTGTCAAACTTACCGCCGGCATGAAGTCTTGTAAGAACAAGTTCCAGAGCCGAAACATGTTCAACAGGATGCATATCTACCGGAATA
Proteins encoded in this window:
- the gyrA gene encoding DNA topoisomerase (ATP-hydrolyzing) subunit A; the encoded protein is MENTPIANGSSLIQIPIEDEVKQAFIDYSMSVIVSRALPDVRDGLKPVHRRIIYSMDELHLASSGKTKKCATIVGDVLGKYHPHGDASVYDALVRLGQDFSQRYIVVEPGGNFGTIAGDPAAAYRYTEAKMTKIAEEMVADIDKDTVDMVPNFDDERKEPSVLPSKFPFLLCNGSMGIAVGMATNMPPHNLREVASAIGAYIDNPEITLDELLTHIKGPDFPTGGIIFGRQGIKDAYRTGRGKILVRGRFKIEVNEKSGAESIVFTEVPYGINTRTLCEKIGELARDKVIEGISAINDESSDRSGMRIVIHLKRGVVTKLVINQLFAKTALQSSFGVINLALVNGRPQVLNLKQIIKCFVDHRDDVITRRTKFDLGKAKAREHILEALITAVDAIDEVIKIIRGSRDEAEAKASLMQRFSFDDIQAQAIVDMQLKRLTHLRIDELKKEMEELKKWIAHLEDLLAHHEKILALIKQDTNELSEKYGDDRRTDIVAGEVESINIEDMIKEEDMVILISKLGYIKRVPVSQYKSQGRGGKGTISAKLVEEDYINQMFVASTHDYLMFITTAGKAYWIKVHEIPEAAKTSRGSHIKSLLAVTANEDITTIVNLKEFTDSEFLFMATANGIVKKTPTSEFRNAKSRGMQAARLDDGDQLVSSILSSGKDEILLVSRRGQALRINEEEVRPMGRSSRGVNGMKLSEGDELCAAIKIYNEPDSKILVVTEKGIGKRVDPNEFNAHGRGTGGQRIFGNVDDKGEIIGSLSVKDDDGVMCITSQGTSIRVEASSITVQGRSASGIKVVDIKDPDYVVGIDRIAHSDEDKADA
- the gyrB gene encoding DNA topoisomerase (ATP-hydrolyzing) subunit B; translation: MSDENNYSASSIQVLHGLEAVRKRPGMYIGSTGPNGLHHLVYEVVDNSIDEAMAGYCDKIVVALEKDDICRVEDNGRGIPVDMHPVEHVSALELVLTRLHAGGKFDKSTYKVSGGLHGVGVSCVNALSTWMEAFVNTNGKRYEQRYQTGIPKSKVECIGDTSLHGTTIRWKADPSIFTETTTYNFDVLANRLRELAFLNPGISIVFRDERLETPKEVVLKFEGGIRHFTSFLNEGKQVIPAEPVYISGEENDVVMEVALQYNSGYDEKIYSYVNDINTREGGTHLEGFKSALTSVMNDFLKKKEKLLKKLDKDEKLTGDDVRSGITAVLSIKVPEPQFEGQTKTKLGNSEVRGYVDSLVREKLTLFFEQNPQILDQLLEKAVGEASARIAARKAKDSARRKNNIDSFGLPGKLSDCSSKNAEECEVYIVEGDSAGGSAKKGRNPKTQAILPLWGKMLNVEKVRPEKVINNEKLQPVIASLGAGFGKDFDITKLRYHKIIIMADADVDGSHIRTLLLTFFFRYMPELIEKGYVYLAMPPLFKIELNRKATYVYSDEERDAELEKLGDKREKADVQRYKGLGEMDGKQLWDTTMNPETRKMKVVTIPDAIAADRIFTICMGEEVEPRRKFIEENAIYANLDV